In Fimbriiglobus ruber, a genomic segment contains:
- a CDS encoding ABC transporter permease: MDAPAAPTIRFNRLLPYWAVLQTDLRQTARSWVYRLWVLMTVVVAGGYVLYKVGVHREAGIVQAASVQTGDLLRGLIIGSLGLVALLAVSSISSERGSVADAVLSRGISRYQYFLAKWHARLVVVLTTFGVLSSVVLIAHHFLFDPDLTFIGGLVALAMVAAVLAAVISWGVTIGALSNGTVIGITIFWLVIYGGIVVLSLLPEPYPNPDRVLSRLKFVLRGQYDPTLVVQVVAVSAVLSVLAGVVGLSGFSRKDV, from the coding sequence ATGGACGCCCCGGCCGCCCCGACCATCCGCTTTAACCGCTTGCTGCCGTATTGGGCGGTGCTGCAAACCGACCTGCGCCAGACCGCCCGCAGCTGGGTCTACCGGCTCTGGGTTCTCATGACGGTGGTGGTGGCCGGCGGATACGTGCTGTACAAGGTGGGCGTTCACCGCGAGGCCGGGATCGTGCAGGCGGCGTCCGTACAGACGGGCGACCTGCTCCGCGGGTTGATCATCGGCAGCCTCGGGCTGGTCGCGCTGTTGGCCGTGAGCAGCATCAGCTCGGAGCGCGGGTCCGTCGCGGACGCGGTCCTCAGCCGGGGGATCAGCCGGTACCAGTATTTCCTGGCGAAGTGGCACGCCCGCCTGGTCGTCGTGCTGACCACGTTCGGCGTGCTTTCCAGCGTCGTCCTGATCGCCCACCACTTCCTGTTCGATCCCGACCTGACGTTCATCGGCGGGTTGGTCGCCCTGGCGATGGTGGCCGCGGTGCTGGCCGCGGTGATCTCGTGGGGCGTGACCATCGGCGCACTCTCGAACGGCACGGTGATCGGGATCACGATCTTTTGGCTGGTGATTTACGGCGGCATCGTCGTCCTGTCACTTCTCCCCGAGCCTTACCCCAACCCGGACCGGGTACTCAGCCGGCTCAAGTTCGTACTCCGCGGCCAGTACGACCCGACGCTGGTCGTGCAGGTCGTGGCCGTGTCGGCGGTCTTGAGCGTGCTGGCAGGGGTCGTCGGGCTGTCGGGCTTTAGCCGCAAAGACGTGTGA
- a CDS encoding reverse transcriptase family protein: MKIDPVFLDMARVLLAHPWDRAAVLACGHKLLGRKPKWWAAAVEKFVAWFPTRPPTAARLARLLAAHPRLAALRDKDKLPQPRADLLREALQYQVDHLRYPDLPKLATPAQLADWLNVPEPVLRWLADIKCLNARQAPAVQNYRYHWVARRRGGHRLIEAPKEILKRLQRQILDRILDLVPPHDVAHGFRAGRSILTHAAPHTGQIVVIKFDLKDYFPSVAGKRVGSLFRWLGYPDEVAWLLTCLCTTITPAAVEATAPAGADDVSLTFQTLYRRRHLPQGAPTSPAVANLCTFRLDRRLSGLAAKLGARYTRYADDLLFSGDAVFARKRRSFIACVYRVILEEGFQPAFRKTRVMARSTRQLATGLILNETLNVPRPDFDELKAILHNAMKHGLASQNRAGHPHFVDSLRGRIAFVSQANPRRGAKLKLKFEAVLENEKRPAST; the protein is encoded by the coding sequence GTGAAGATCGACCCGGTCTTTCTGGACATGGCCCGAGTGCTGCTCGCCCACCCTTGGGATCGAGCCGCTGTGTTGGCATGCGGCCACAAGCTGCTGGGCCGGAAGCCGAAGTGGTGGGCGGCCGCGGTCGAGAAGTTCGTCGCTTGGTTCCCCACACGCCCGCCGACAGCGGCCCGCCTCGCTCGGTTGCTGGCCGCCCACCCCAGACTGGCGGCCCTTCGCGACAAGGACAAGTTGCCCCAGCCGCGGGCCGACCTGCTGCGGGAAGCCTTGCAATATCAGGTCGATCACCTCCGCTACCCGGACCTGCCGAAGCTGGCCACGCCCGCGCAACTCGCCGACTGGCTGAACGTCCCGGAGCCGGTCCTCCGCTGGCTCGCGGACATCAAGTGTTTGAACGCGCGACAAGCGCCCGCGGTGCAAAACTACCGCTACCACTGGGTCGCCCGCCGGCGCGGGGGCCACCGACTCATCGAGGCCCCGAAGGAAATCCTCAAACGCCTTCAACGGCAAATCCTCGACCGCATCCTTGACCTCGTCCCCCCGCACGACGTCGCCCACGGCTTCCGCGCCGGCCGGTCGATCCTCACCCACGCGGCCCCACACACCGGGCAGATCGTCGTCATCAAGTTCGATCTCAAGGACTATTTCCCGTCCGTTGCTGGGAAACGAGTCGGTAGTTTGTTCCGCTGGCTCGGCTACCCCGACGAGGTGGCCTGGCTGTTGACCTGCCTCTGCACCACGATCACGCCCGCGGCAGTCGAGGCAACGGCGCCGGCCGGAGCGGACGACGTCTCGCTGACCTTCCAGACGCTCTACCGCCGCCGACACCTGCCGCAAGGTGCGCCGACGTCGCCGGCCGTCGCGAACCTCTGCACGTTTCGGCTGGACCGCCGCCTGAGCGGACTCGCCGCCAAGCTTGGCGCCCGCTACACGCGCTACGCGGACGACCTGCTGTTTTCTGGCGACGCCGTCTTCGCCCGGAAACGGCGAAGCTTCATCGCGTGCGTCTACCGCGTGATCCTCGAAGAAGGGTTTCAGCCGGCCTTCCGCAAAACCCGGGTGATGGCACGGAGTACCCGGCAGTTGGCCACAGGGTTGATTCTGAACGAAACGCTCAACGTCCCGCGGCCGGATTTCGACGAGTTGAAGGCGATCCTGCACAACGCGATGAAACACGGGCTCGCGTCCCAGAACCGGGCCGGGCACCCGCACTTCGTCGACTCCCTCCGCGGCCGGATCGCCTTCGTTTCGCAGGCGAACCCGCGCCGGGGTGCGAAGTTGAAATTGAAGTTCGAGGCCGTTCTTGAGAATGAGAAGCGGCCGGCGTCAACGTGA
- a CDS encoding nuclear transport factor 2 family protein, which translates to MSAAVLAKFIEDLHPAFEAGDPAAAQKSAEAACVGLVQDQYRAVVRGDFAAFLVSMAEDIELENIGPPAIPFVGCWRGRAEVAEAIRRNFSWLEDQQPEVLTVVAQGDTVIVIARERGRFKPTGRAYDMHWVQQFTFKDGRVARFRQVFDSASLLDAITGPNTSQPAAQS; encoded by the coding sequence ATGAGTGCGGCTGTCCTTGCGAAGTTTATTGAGGATCTCCACCCGGCGTTCGAGGCGGGCGACCCGGCCGCGGCGCAAAAGTCGGCGGAAGCGGCCTGCGTCGGGTTGGTACAGGACCAGTACCGGGCGGTCGTCCGCGGCGATTTTGCGGCTTTCCTCGTCTCGATGGCGGAAGATATCGAACTGGAGAATATCGGGCCGCCGGCCATTCCCTTTGTGGGCTGCTGGCGGGGGCGGGCCGAAGTCGCGGAAGCCATCCGGCGGAACTTTTCCTGGCTCGAAGATCAACAGCCCGAAGTTCTGACGGTCGTCGCCCAAGGCGACACCGTAATCGTCATTGCCCGGGAACGGGGCCGGTTCAAGCCGACCGGACGAGCCTACGACATGCACTGGGTCCAGCAGTTCACGTTCAAAGACGGTCGGGTCGCCCGTTTTCGGCAGGTGTTCGACAGCGCGAGCTTGTTGGATGCGATCACGGGACCGAACACATCACAACCCGCGGCACAGTCGTGA
- a CDS encoding protein kinase domain-containing protein — translation MSTRSVPELTAAAESLIARFEAAWIGGRRPDLIGTLDDCPPDERGVVIRELIHADLEFRLKSGDDAVAGEYLSRFPELAADVVFVKELADAEGRHRRQRDSQSTPVSFGTESSPADRTRALPAPGPPTSPSPFLRPPEGPDEIGRLGGYRVVGQLGAGGMGVVYRAIDPQLNRAVALKVMRPEWAADPAARARFLREAESQAAVENDHIVPIYQIGDDTGVPFLAMPLLRGEALEQRLRSGQAIPLPTAVRIACHVAEGLAAAHTVGLIHRDIKPSNVWLETTSEGAFRRARLLDFGLARRGIGSADLTGSGVAVGTPAYMAPEQARGEAGPRSDLFGLGCVLYQMATGRRPFTGPDVMATLTAIAVEIPPPARSLNPAVPEALSALIDRLLSKNPAARPGSAAEVSADLSRWSASGQSREVVDETMAGTSAATERDPVRAIPAKTSTGSEAATISPQATVARRNWWWWAITVAAVLALFGSVIAFSGTIVRVVTNKGDLVIEVDDPNVEVVVKQGGVVVEDRTTKRSFVLRAGDGEVEFRDSDSGAVAQTKTFRIERAGRAVVTAAMGIKDAVPGRPYDQIAERQVVEWALRSGIAVWINTPGRIDNIQIKTVSELPSGFRVRELEAMRNPTLHDGELIHHLEKLSALDQLRLVHCDALSLRFLPSLVGLPLTHLKLLETCTEMGDEGVRHLTRLNRLTTLVLTPKTMTVVGLMDLCRLPELRCLWLTKAAVVDPWFGHLASAPLLEKVILGHIPIEISARWTRDGLAALGRSPTIKAVHIYESVYPTHALSGLAAAPGLANLELAETTIGDAICPHIARLPALTSLRLDRNRVTDEGVKQIATLKTLKTLDLSKTEITDAAVPLLAALDGLTFLKVVDTRITPAGLLALNKALPGCQILPPPPELGGGRVPPPSPHPFDQAAERRAAEWVLSVARPGEWAGLAVSLPGSNADLSIGKASDLPPEFQVRSVTFHGCSKVTDEAVVARLAGLSKLRCVIFADCLNVADAGVRTVAANPGLESVVVQSCGPVTAAGMIALAANPSIRTLAVRSTSVSADGLRAIGRMADLETLSFEMYRGDPDGLAALARLTKLKHLTLTFSSVSDTGLKSLRGLTELETLKLDATQVGDEGMEHLAGLMNLRTLTLEETKVGDRGLAKLRGLTRLESLSLRGTRFTGTEMASLKTLPRLRALNLLDCEDLAPDGFGVIARLPHLESVRIRGRAVTSEAIRMLAGSKTLTSLEWHGPTVTPAALKELAGLAALRRLGLSNSGVTDEAVPALSKLTRLEFLDLNETKVTPAGLRQLRQTLPKCEIVPKSALSLLEFDQAAERRAAEWVLAHNGWVRYQVATGNRGEARKPEEFPDKPFIITDIVLTNDAKFATQDLDILRDCSGVKDLVLNSPSLTDAGWAKIGTFPGFAGLRYLGLNGTAITAAGFATFPAFPHLEGIEIFWGTAITPEAAAQLRKLPRLRYFKPCGRECRPGVVAILAQLPIEDLNLGDCGLRTVAEVESVAQSKTIKSLNLGNAELGDDHLAALKPLKSLRALAISRAAITGKGLAHLADLPRLEALALEYTLVGNDHLVAVAKLPALRILNLMRTGLTDAAVPHLSKLINLTKLELDDTKISAAGLRTLKTVLPNCQITPEPPKGVR, via the coding sequence ATGTCGACGCGCTCTGTGCCCGAGTTGACCGCAGCGGCCGAGTCGCTGATCGCCCGGTTCGAAGCTGCGTGGATCGGAGGACGGCGTCCCGACCTGATCGGGACACTGGACGACTGCCCGCCAGATGAACGGGGGGTGGTCATCCGCGAACTGATCCACGCCGACCTCGAATTCCGTCTCAAATCCGGGGATGACGCCGTTGCCGGGGAGTACCTGTCCCGGTTCCCCGAACTGGCGGCCGATGTCGTCTTCGTCAAGGAACTGGCCGATGCCGAGGGACGGCACCGCCGCCAGCGGGATTCGCAGTCGACTCCGGTCTCGTTCGGAACCGAATCTTCGCCCGCCGATCGGACGCGGGCGCTTCCCGCTCCGGGCCCTCCGACCTCCCCTTCGCCCTTTCTCCGACCTCCCGAGGGGCCGGACGAGATCGGCCGACTTGGCGGGTATCGGGTCGTGGGCCAACTCGGAGCCGGCGGAATGGGAGTGGTGTACCGCGCCATCGATCCCCAACTGAACCGGGCTGTCGCCCTGAAAGTGATGCGGCCGGAATGGGCGGCCGACCCGGCCGCCCGGGCGCGATTCCTGCGGGAAGCCGAGTCCCAGGCGGCGGTCGAAAACGACCACATCGTTCCGATCTATCAAATCGGGGATGACACCGGGGTGCCCTTCCTGGCCATGCCTCTCCTGAGGGGGGAAGCCTTGGAGCAGAGGCTCCGGTCCGGACAAGCAATACCGCTGCCGACCGCCGTCCGCATCGCTTGTCACGTGGCTGAAGGACTGGCCGCCGCCCACACGGTCGGGCTCATTCACCGGGACATCAAGCCATCAAACGTGTGGCTGGAAACGACCTCGGAAGGCGCGTTCCGAAGGGCCCGGTTGCTGGATTTCGGCCTCGCCCGGAGGGGAATCGGAAGCGCCGACCTGACCGGGAGTGGGGTAGCGGTTGGGACGCCGGCGTACATGGCTCCCGAGCAGGCCCGGGGTGAGGCTGGCCCGCGGTCGGACCTGTTCGGCTTGGGGTGCGTGCTGTACCAGATGGCCACCGGACGGAGACCGTTCACCGGACCGGACGTGATGGCCACACTGACCGCGATCGCGGTCGAGATCCCGCCACCCGCCCGGTCGCTCAACCCGGCAGTGCCGGAAGCCCTGTCCGCCCTCATCGACCGACTGCTGTCCAAGAACCCGGCAGCCCGCCCGGGTTCGGCTGCCGAAGTCTCAGCGGACCTCAGCCGGTGGTCCGCCAGCGGCCAGTCCCGGGAAGTGGTGGATGAGACGATGGCCGGGACGAGTGCCGCGACCGAGCGCGACCCGGTCCGGGCGATCCCGGCCAAGACGTCCACCGGATCCGAAGCGGCAACGATCTCCCCCCAAGCCACGGTCGCGCGTCGGAACTGGTGGTGGTGGGCCATCACGGTCGCGGCAGTGCTCGCCTTGTTCGGCAGCGTGATCGCGTTTAGCGGGACGATCGTCCGGGTGGTGACGAACAAAGGCGATCTGGTGATCGAGGTGGACGATCCGAACGTCGAGGTGGTGGTGAAGCAGGGTGGGGTGGTGGTCGAGGACCGGACAACCAAGCGGTCGTTCGTGCTCCGGGCGGGAGACGGGGAGGTCGAGTTCCGGGATTCGGACAGCGGGGCGGTCGCTCAGACGAAGACGTTCCGGATCGAGCGAGCCGGGCGAGCGGTTGTGACGGCAGCAATGGGGATAAAAGATGCAGTCCCAGGCCGGCCTTACGATCAGATTGCCGAACGGCAGGTGGTCGAGTGGGCACTCCGATCCGGAATCGCGGTCTGGATTAATACGCCAGGGCGAATTGATAATATCCAGATCAAAACTGTCTCGGAGTTGCCATCTGGATTTCGTGTCAGAGAACTTGAAGCGATGCGAAATCCGACGCTGCATGACGGCGAACTGATCCACCACCTGGAAAAACTATCGGCATTGGACCAACTCCGGCTTGTACACTGTGACGCTCTGTCCTTGCGATTTTTACCCTCACTTGTCGGATTACCACTGACTCACCTCAAGCTCTTGGAAACGTGCACTGAGATGGGTGATGAAGGGGTTCGCCATCTAACTCGACTCAACCGGCTCACCACGCTTGTCTTGACACCAAAGACCATGACTGTCGTAGGGCTCATGGACCTGTGCCGGTTGCCTGAGTTGAGGTGCCTTTGGCTCACGAAAGCCGCTGTGGTGGACCCTTGGTTCGGGCACTTGGCGTCCGCCCCTCTTTTGGAAAAAGTGATCCTCGGACACATACCGATCGAGATATCGGCCCGGTGGACGCGGGACGGGTTAGCCGCCCTCGGCAGATCCCCAACCATCAAAGCCGTTCACATTTACGAGTCCGTTTATCCGACTCATGCCCTCAGTGGGTTGGCGGCGGCACCCGGTTTAGCGAACTTAGAACTCGCTGAGACCACCATCGGAGACGCGATTTGTCCGCACATCGCGAGACTGCCAGCCTTGACGTCGTTGCGACTCGACCGGAATCGTGTGACTGATGAAGGGGTCAAGCAAATCGCGACTCTCAAGACGTTAAAAACCCTAGACCTCAGCAAAACTGAGATTACGGACGCCGCAGTTCCCTTGCTTGCCGCTCTCGACGGGCTCACGTTCCTTAAGGTCGTGGACACACGGATTACGCCAGCCGGGTTGCTGGCGTTAAATAAGGCTTTGCCGGGTTGTCAAATCCTACCGCCCCCACCAGAACTCGGGGGCGGTCGTGTGCCACCTCCCAGTCCCCACCCGTTCGATCAGGCGGCCGAGCGGCGGGCGGCCGAATGGGTCCTTTCGGTCGCGCGGCCCGGCGAGTGGGCGGGGCTCGCCGTCTCCCTCCCCGGGTCGAACGCCGATTTGTCGATCGGTAAAGCGAGCGACCTACCACCCGAGTTTCAGGTGCGATCCGTCACGTTCCACGGGTGCTCGAAGGTCACGGACGAGGCCGTCGTCGCGCGGCTCGCGGGTCTGAGTAAGCTCCGGTGCGTGATTTTCGCCGACTGCCTGAACGTTGCGGACGCGGGCGTTCGGACAGTGGCGGCGAACCCCGGGTTGGAATCCGTGGTCGTCCAGTCCTGCGGGCCGGTGACGGCCGCCGGCATGATCGCCCTGGCCGCCAACCCGTCGATTCGAACCCTGGCGGTGCGGAGCACGTCCGTGTCGGCGGACGGGCTCCGGGCCATCGGGCGCATGGCCGATCTCGAGACCCTCTCGTTCGAAATGTACCGGGGTGATCCGGACGGGTTGGCGGCGTTGGCCCGGTTGACGAAACTCAAGCACCTAACCCTCACATTCTCCTCTGTCTCTGACACCGGCCTGAAGTCACTTCGCGGGCTGACCGAACTCGAGACTTTGAAACTCGATGCGACGCAAGTCGGCGACGAGGGGATGGAACATTTGGCAGGGCTGATGAACCTCAGGACCCTGACACTAGAAGAGACTAAAGTCGGGGACCGCGGTCTGGCAAAGCTAAGAGGGCTAACCCGGCTGGAGAGCTTGAGCCTCCGCGGTACCCGGTTTACCGGGACCGAGATGGCATCCCTCAAAACCTTGCCCCGCCTGCGAGCCTTGAACTTGCTCGACTGCGAAGATCTGGCGCCGGACGGGTTCGGCGTTATCGCCCGGTTGCCCCATCTCGAGTCGGTGCGCATTCGTGGGCGTGCGGTAACGTCCGAAGCGATACGAATGCTGGCCGGCAGCAAAACCCTTACCTCTCTCGAATGGCACGGGCCGACCGTCACTCCGGCCGCGCTGAAAGAATTGGCCGGATTAGCGGCCCTCCGACGGCTGGGCCTTTCGAATTCCGGAGTGACGGACGAAGCCGTACCGGCGCTAAGCAAACTGACCCGACTTGAGTTTCTGGATCTGAACGAGACGAAGGTCACTCCCGCCGGGTTGCGGCAGTTGCGGCAGACCCTACCAAAGTGCGAGATCGTCCCGAAGTCTGCGCTGTCCTTACTTGAATTCGACCAGGCGGCCGAGCGGCGGGCGGCCGAATGGGTTCTGGCGCACAACGGATGGGTCCGGTATCAGGTCGCAACCGGCAACAGAGGGGAAGCGCGGAAACCGGAAGAGTTTCCAGACAAACCGTTCATAATCACTGATATTGTCCTGACTAATGACGCGAAGTTCGCCACACAAGACCTGGACATACTCCGGGATTGTTCCGGAGTCAAAGATCTGGTGTTAAACAGTCCCTCTCTGACAGACGCCGGCTGGGCGAAGATCGGCACCTTTCCCGGGTTCGCCGGGCTGAGATACCTCGGTCTGAACGGCACCGCAATTACCGCAGCCGGGTTTGCCACCTTCCCGGCGTTCCCCCATCTGGAAGGGATCGAGATCTTTTGGGGCACGGCTATTACCCCCGAAGCCGCTGCTCAACTCCGTAAACTGCCTCGTTTACGATACTTCAAGCCGTGCGGGCGTGAATGCCGGCCCGGTGTGGTCGCCATTCTTGCCCAATTACCGATCGAAGACCTCAACCTCGGGGATTGTGGTCTTCGGACTGTTGCCGAAGTCGAATCGGTCGCGCAGAGCAAGACGATCAAAAGCCTCAATCTGGGAAACGCCGAACTCGGAGATGATCACCTGGCCGCCCTAAAGCCGCTGAAAAGCCTCCGCGCGTTGGCTATTAGCCGGGCGGCCATCACGGGAAAGGGGCTGGCCCATCTTGCCGATCTACCGCGCCTGGAAGCATTGGCCCTCGAATACACCCTTGTCGGAAACGACCATCTTGTGGCAGTGGCCAAACTCCCAGCTCTCCGGATACTCAACCTCATGAGAACCGGCCTGACCGACGCGGCCGTCCCCCATCTCTCGAAACTGATCAACCTGACCAAACTCGAACTGGACGACACCAAGATTTCCGCGGCCGGGCTGAGAACGCTGAAGACCGTCCTGCCAAACTGTCAGATCACCCCCGAGCCGCCGAAAGGCGTTCGGTAG
- a CDS encoding helix-hairpin-helix domain-containing protein: MPPKKALTRDQITRLEQLPNIGPSIAQDFRLLGIAAPDDLRGRDPYVLYDDLCRVTGVRHDPCVLDTFISAVRFVEGEPAKPWWHYTAERKQTLAASERK, translated from the coding sequence ATGCCACCCAAGAAAGCCCTCACACGCGACCAGATCACGCGGCTCGAACAACTCCCGAATATCGGGCCGTCGATCGCTCAGGACTTCCGCCTCCTGGGCATCGCGGCTCCCGACGACCTGCGCGGGCGCGACCCGTACGTGCTTTACGATGACCTGTGCCGCGTCACCGGCGTGCGACACGACCCGTGCGTACTCGACACGTTCATCTCGGCCGTTCGGTTCGTGGAAGGCGAGCCGGCGAAACCGTGGTGGCACTACACGGCAGAGCGGAAGCAAACACTCGCCGCCAGCGAAAGGAAATGA
- a CDS encoding VOC family protein, with protein MSVKPIPDGYHTVTPYLYVHDTAAAIDFYVKAFGATEVMRMPGPGGSVVHAEIQIGTSRVMMADENPEWGNKSPRTLGGTSAGYCLYVEDADAVFARAVAAGATVKRPMADQFYGDRSGTVTDPFGQMWTIATHTEDLSPEEMQARMDAMMKGQPG; from the coding sequence ATGTCCGTCAAACCGATCCCCGACGGGTATCACACCGTTACCCCGTACCTCTACGTCCACGACACGGCCGCCGCGATCGACTTTTACGTGAAGGCGTTCGGGGCGACCGAGGTGATGCGGATGCCCGGGCCGGGCGGGTCGGTCGTGCATGCCGAAATTCAGATCGGCACCTCGCGGGTCATGATGGCCGATGAAAACCCGGAGTGGGGGAACAAGAGCCCGCGGACCCTGGGCGGAACGTCGGCCGGTTACTGCCTGTACGTCGAAGACGCGGACGCCGTGTTCGCCCGCGCGGTGGCAGCCGGGGCGACTGTCAAGCGACCGATGGCCGACCAGTTCTACGGCGACCGGAGCGGGACCGTGACCGACCCGTTCGGCCAGATGTGGACGATCGCCACGCACACGGAAGACCTGTCGCCCGAAGAAATGCAAGCCCGCATGGACGCGATGATGAAGGGCCAGCCAGGGTAA
- a CDS encoding ABC transporter ATP-binding protein yields the protein MADRNADLVVETAHLTKIYQNRQIALNDATLTIEAGAVLGLLGPNGAGKTTFLRLILGLHRPTAGWAKVFGRAMNPNAADLRRRIGYIPTNPQFPKGMTPIVYLDYIGRLFGMPRDARKPKLASLIRAVDLLPHSGEPIAYFTPGMTARLAVAASLINEPDLLIWDEPTHGLDIEARRSMLELIKTLAAQKTLILSSHNLTDVDEVCNHAAVLNKGQLIFHGSLQDLKGRIRKNHYELDLEGDQKSITKALALLRAMKEVLSALLRHRRLDLKLTDDVANTAVLAQVFQTLFDNKVTLVSVRSVGMQTEQAYLDLVEREESRGFTRLYTPAEAA from the coding sequence GTGGCCGACCGGAACGCGGATTTGGTGGTCGAGACCGCCCACCTGACCAAGATTTACCAGAACCGCCAGATCGCGCTCAATGACGCCACACTGACGATCGAGGCCGGTGCCGTCCTCGGCCTGCTCGGGCCGAACGGGGCGGGCAAGACCACGTTCCTCCGCCTCATCCTCGGCCTCCACCGGCCGACCGCCGGGTGGGCCAAGGTGTTCGGCCGGGCCATGAACCCGAACGCGGCCGACCTCCGCCGCCGCATCGGGTACATCCCGACGAACCCGCAGTTCCCCAAAGGTATGACGCCGATCGTCTACCTGGACTATATCGGCCGGCTGTTCGGCATGCCTCGGGACGCACGGAAGCCGAAACTGGCGTCGCTCATCCGGGCCGTCGACCTGCTGCCGCACTCGGGCGAACCGATCGCGTACTTCACGCCCGGGATGACGGCCCGCCTGGCCGTCGCTGCCAGCCTCATCAACGAACCCGACCTGCTCATCTGGGACGAGCCCACACACGGGCTCGACATCGAAGCCAGGCGGAGCATGCTCGAACTGATCAAGACGCTCGCGGCTCAGAAGACGCTGATCCTTTCCAGTCACAACCTCACGGACGTGGACGAGGTGTGCAACCACGCGGCCGTGTTGAACAAGGGCCAGCTCATTTTCCACGGGTCGCTACAGGATCTGAAAGGCCGCATCCGAAAAAATCACTACGAACTCGACCTGGAAGGCGACCAGAAGTCGATCACCAAGGCGCTCGCGCTGCTGCGGGCGATGAAGGAAGTCTTGTCCGCACTGCTCCGCCACCGCCGGCTCGACCTCAAGCTGACGGACGACGTGGCCAACACCGCCGTCCTCGCCCAGGTGTTCCAGACGCTGTTCGACAACAAGGTGACGCTCGTCAGCGTCCGCAGTGTCGGCATGCAGACCGAACAGGCGTACCTCGACCTGGTCGAGCGGGAAGAGTCTCGCGGGTTCACGCGGTTGTACACGCCGGCCGAGGCCGCGTAA
- a CDS encoding type II toxin-antitoxin system VapC family toxin: MTTLVDTNILVRLSTPTDPDRSIALAAATILQAGGDDLRTFPQSLYEFWVTATRPTTANGLGLTSTRCAAELSKLEATFPPLTDPADLFTRWKALVIAYQCAGKVAHDARLVAAMNAHGITRILTFNGRDFARYPGITILDPKVVAATPPSSTP; the protein is encoded by the coding sequence CGTCTCTCCACCCCGACGGATCCCGATCGGTCCATTGCCTTGGCTGCCGCCACCATCTTGCAAGCCGGTGGTGATGACCTCCGCACATTCCCGCAGAGCCTGTATGAGTTTTGGGTGACCGCGACACGCCCGACGACCGCCAACGGCCTCGGCCTCACGTCCACGAGATGTGCCGCCGAACTCTCAAAACTCGAAGCGACGTTCCCGCCGCTTACTGACCCGGCCGATCTGTTCACCCGCTGGAAGGCGCTCGTCATCGCCTACCAGTGCGCCGGCAAAGTCGCCCACGACGCCCGGCTCGTGGCCGCTATGAACGCGCACGGCATCACCCGCATTCTGACCTTTAACGGGCGGGACTTTGCCCGCTATCCCGGAATCACCATCCTCGATCCGAAGGTCGTCGCCGCAACCCCACCAAGTTCCACGCCATGA
- a CDS encoding ECF-type sigma factor: protein MSDESDSLPFTGLMENLRSGNADAARQVFDRFARRLAGLAASRIPAPARARLDPEDVAQSVLRTFFRRHQAGEFRPDHWDALWSLLAVLAVRKCGHKIGHVFAAKRDVRREVSPGGSEGEDSRPEWTPPDTAPSVEEAAILEETLAEVLATLRERERPIVLLRLQGFAIPDVAGQCGCSERTVHRTLETVRTRLQAMTEN from the coding sequence ATGAGCGACGAGTCCGACTCCTTACCGTTCACCGGCCTGATGGAGAACCTGCGCAGCGGGAACGCGGATGCCGCCCGCCAGGTGTTCGATCGATTTGCCCGGCGTCTCGCCGGTTTGGCCGCGTCCCGGATACCGGCGCCAGCTCGCGCGAGACTGGACCCGGAAGACGTGGCTCAGTCGGTTCTGCGGACGTTCTTTCGCCGACATCAGGCCGGGGAGTTCCGTCCGGATCACTGGGACGCTTTGTGGAGTCTGCTAGCTGTCTTGGCCGTCCGGAAATGTGGCCACAAGATCGGGCATGTCTTTGCTGCCAAGCGGGACGTCCGTCGGGAAGTTTCACCGGGTGGTTCTGAGGGCGAGGACAGCCGGCCCGAGTGGACCCCGCCCGACACCGCCCCGTCGGTCGAGGAAGCGGCTATCCTGGAAGAAACGCTGGCGGAGGTTCTGGCGACCCTGCGGGAACGCGAGCGGCCGATCGTTCTCCTCCGGCTCCAAGGATTTGCGATCCCGGACGTGGCTGGGCAGTGCGGGTGTTCGGAACGGACCGTCCATCGGACTCTGGAGACGGTTCGGACGCGGCTTCAGGCGATGACGGAGAATTAG